In the Clostridium beijerinckii genome, one interval contains:
- a CDS encoding membrane protein: MYYISMIITVLATVIYNISQKSINQSTNPFISMIVTYVTAIIFSILALIILPIDRNIISSLKQLNWASYVLGISALGLEIGYLYIYRSGWNIAVAPLFVSIISTIILIVVGIFVYKTKLSPMNALGICLSIVGLILMNKK; the protein is encoded by the coding sequence ATGTACTATATATCTATGATAATCACAGTTTTAGCAACTGTAATATATAATATCAGTCAAAAATCTATCAATCAATCAACAAATCCATTTATATCAATGATAGTCACATATGTTACCGCAATAATATTCTCTATATTAGCATTAATCATTTTGCCCATAGACCGCAATATTATAAGCTCTCTAAAACAATTAAATTGGGCAAGTTATGTATTAGGGATATCTGCATTAGGCCTGGAAATAGGATATTTATATATCTATAGAAGTGGATGGAATATAGCCGTTGCTCCTCTTTTTGTAAGTATAATTTCAACAATAATATTAATTGTAGTTGGTATTTTCGTTTATAAAACCAAACTATCCCCTATGAATGCTCTAGGAATATGCTTAAGTATAGTTGGATTAATTCTAATGAATAAAAAGTAA
- a CDS encoding ATP-dependent helicase, with protein MHYEKELERLNEYQREAVLDESDACVVNANVGSGKTTVLISKIVYLHYAKNISYKDMIVLTFTNKAANEIKERLMASDESIKSDELEGFGTFHSVALHLLKEVLPIEKIRYEKDFLVIEPDEELDIALQIIQEEKLKIKYKNRLKKRLEQAMVIEKEEEKISPYDDDIFKLVELLKEEKIKQNKMSFSDILQNANLLLGEHKIEPKWIIIDEVQDSDKIQLDFIDKLKGENTKLFAVGDPNQVIYSWRGSSLNVVYTLKHKYNAKELSLPINYRSSNAILEAARCFQQNGSRLMGARETENKIIVKNHYNPFNEACYLADKIKEIHKSGVPYKEIAIFYRLQNQSQVFEDVFLKNDIPFEVSMKKTISDSPVLNWMIKLFRFCVNPNDFSSAIYVLSNKEYGEKMTEKTARKIVKEQNIIKSELLEKMHEFLNKCSEIKMAEEIYNYFEFDKYIKPTSATYIDDKEAINALLDIIIEYVKEKQMIFLDGLREFINSSALYGVNILKKDINSDIDSVKLMTLHASKGLEFSYVFITGVNYGLIPLHTRDMEEEEEQRLFFVGITRAKDYLELSYYTNPDYQKAAPGESRYIHMIPEKLIQNDKVKNNNVNLQELKKQIQEAKTKGKKEEISVTEAVELPVVEEINETSIKKVSHKKYGTGKVLKEDDMMIEVEFENYGVKEFIKAFSELEFL; from the coding sequence ATGCATTATGAAAAAGAGCTAGAAAGACTAAATGAATATCAAAGAGAAGCAGTACTTGATGAAAGTGATGCATGTGTTGTAAATGCAAATGTTGGAAGTGGAAAAACAACAGTTTTGATTTCAAAAATCGTGTATCTTCATTATGCAAAAAATATTAGTTATAAAGATATGATTGTATTAACTTTTACTAATAAAGCTGCAAATGAAATTAAAGAAAGATTAATGGCTTCTGATGAGAGTATAAAATCAGATGAATTAGAGGGCTTTGGAACCTTTCATAGTGTGGCCCTTCATTTACTTAAAGAAGTATTGCCAATTGAAAAAATAAGATATGAAAAAGATTTTTTAGTAATAGAGCCAGATGAGGAATTAGATATTGCCTTGCAGATAATCCAAGAAGAAAAGCTCAAAATTAAATATAAGAACCGTTTAAAAAAGAGACTTGAGCAAGCTATGGTTATTGAAAAGGAAGAAGAAAAGATTTCGCCTTATGATGATGATATTTTTAAGCTTGTAGAGCTGCTAAAGGAAGAGAAGATAAAACAAAATAAGATGTCTTTTTCAGATATATTGCAAAATGCAAATTTATTATTAGGTGAGCATAAAATAGAACCTAAGTGGATTATTATTGATGAGGTTCAAGACAGCGATAAAATACAGCTTGATTTTATTGATAAGTTAAAAGGTGAAAATACTAAATTATTTGCAGTTGGTGATCCAAATCAGGTTATTTACAGCTGGCGTGGAAGTTCTTTAAACGTGGTTTACACATTAAAGCATAAGTATAATGCAAAGGAGCTTTCTCTTCCAATAAATTACCGTTCAAGTAATGCTATTTTAGAAGCAGCAAGATGCTTTCAGCAAAATGGAAGTCGCTTAATGGGCGCTAGAGAAACTGAAAATAAAATTATAGTTAAAAATCATTATAATCCTTTTAATGAAGCGTGTTATTTGGCAGATAAGATCAAGGAAATACATAAATCAGGTGTGCCTTATAAGGAGATTGCAATTTTTTATAGACTGCAAAACCAGTCTCAGGTCTTTGAAGATGTGTTTTTAAAAAATGATATTCCTTTTGAAGTATCTATGAAGAAAACCATAAGTGACAGTCCAGTGTTAAATTGGATGATTAAACTATTTCGTTTTTGCGTAAATCCTAATGATTTTTCCTCTGCAATTTATGTTCTTAGCAATAAAGAATATGGAGAGAAAATGACAGAAAAGACTGCAAGAAAGATAGTTAAAGAGCAGAACATAATTAAATCAGAACTACTAGAAAAGATGCATGAATTTTTAAATAAATGTTCTGAAATTAAGATGGCAGAAGAGATTTATAATTATTTTGAATTTGATAAGTATATAAAGCCAACTTCAGCTACATATATAGATGATAAAGAAGCTATAAATGCGTTGCTTGATATAATCATAGAATATGTGAAAGAAAAACAAATGATATTTTTAGATGGACTTAGAGAGTTTATAAATTCATCAGCTTTATATGGAGTAAATATTTTAAAGAAGGATATAAATAGCGATATAGATTCTGTTAAGCTTATGACCTTACATGCCTCTAAAGGTTTAGAGTTTTCTTATGTGTTTATTACAGGAGTTAATTATGGGTTAATTCCACTTCATACAAGAGATATGGAGGAAGAAGAGGAACAAAGATTATTTTTTGTTGGAATCACTAGAGCAAAAGATTATCTAGAACTTTCTTATTATACAAATCCAGATTATCAAAAAGCAGCCCCTGGAGAAAGTAGATATATTCATATGATTCCAGAGAAATTAATCCAAAATGATAAGGTTAAAAATAATAATGTAAATCTTCAAGAACTTAAAAAACAAATTCAAGAGGCAAAGACTAAGGGAAAGAAAGAGGAAATTTCAGTTACTGAAGCAGTAGAATTACCAGTAGTTGAAGAAATAAATGAAACATCAATTAAAAAGGTAAGCCACAAGAAGTACGGAACAGGAAAAGTCCTAAAAGAAGATGATATGATGATTGAAGTAGAATTTGAGAATTATGGAGTGAAAGAATTTATAAAAGCCTTTAGCGAACTAGAATTTTTGTAG
- a CDS encoding MBL fold metallo-hydrolase, giving the protein MIIYIFSFIILLCVGVTAFIKLNPAFGGKPTKEQIEFYKNFDNYVNGKFVNETPTGLGMSASDILSMLKDSITGAENRKPHGEIPVESIDWEKIKSEKDSLTWLGHSSFLLSIDNKKLLLDPILSTIASPVSFAGSKKYKYSENILDIIDKIPPIDAIFISHDHYDHLDYKSIVKLSSKVSHFFVPLGVSSHLMRWGISKEKITELNWWDEMNYQGLTIALTPSRHFSKRGIFGSDATLWGGYAIIGKNINLYYSGDGGYDSHFKKIGEKYGPFDITLIEGAQYDRRWFWAHMKPEEAVHAHLDVKGRNMMLMHWSAFTLAYHGWKEPIERALKEAKKSEISLIAPKIGKTVLLDSNINVPFSSWWDF; this is encoded by the coding sequence ATGATTATATATATATTTAGTTTTATAATTTTATTATGCGTTGGTGTTACAGCGTTTATAAAATTGAACCCAGCTTTCGGTGGAAAGCCTACAAAAGAACAAATAGAATTTTATAAGAATTTCGATAATTATGTTAATGGAAAATTTGTTAATGAAACTCCAACGGGTTTGGGCATGAGTGCTTCAGATATTTTATCAATGCTTAAAGATTCGATTACAGGCGCTGAAAATCGAAAGCCTCATGGTGAAATTCCTGTGGAATCAATTGATTGGGAAAAGATCAAAAGTGAAAAAGATAGTTTGACTTGGCTTGGTCACTCATCCTTTTTACTTAGCATCGATAATAAAAAACTGCTGCTAGACCCAATTTTAAGTACCATTGCATCACCAGTTTCATTTGCGGGAAGTAAAAAATATAAATATAGTGAAAATATTTTGGATATTATTGATAAAATTCCACCTATTGATGCAATCTTTATATCACATGACCATTATGATCATTTAGATTATAAATCGATTGTAAAACTAAGCAGTAAAGTATCACATTTCTTCGTTCCTCTAGGGGTAAGTTCTCATTTAATGCGATGGGGTATTTCTAAGGAAAAAATTACAGAGCTTAATTGGTGGGATGAAATGAATTATCAAGGTTTAACAATTGCATTAACACCATCAAGACATTTTTCAAAAAGAGGAATATTTGGCTCAGATGCAACTCTATGGGGAGGATATGCAATTATCGGAAAAAACATAAATTTATATTATAGTGGTGATGGAGGATATGATTCACATTTTAAGAAAATAGGAGAAAAATATGGTCCCTTTGATATTACTTTGATTGAGGGAGCCCAATATGACAGACGTTGGTTTTGGGCGCATATGAAACCAGAAGAAGCCGTTCATGCTCACTTAGATGTAAAGGGTAGGAATATGATGTTAATGCATTGGAGTGCATTTACCTTAGCCTATCATGGTTGGAAAGAACCAATAGAACGAGCCTTAAAGGAGGCCAAAAAGTCAGAGATTAGTTTAATAGCCCCTAAAATCGGCAAAACAGTGCTATTAGATTCAAATATAAATGTTCCGTTTTCTTCATGGTGGGATTTTTAA
- a CDS encoding flavodoxin family protein: MLICSGRVGGNSYLLSEAFIKGAIQSDHEVVKYEVGKKNIKGCIACDTCFSKGTPCSFDDDFNALAPKIEKADVIVFATPLYWYTFPSNHLNILLFIRSILELCSKKIANSIS, from the coding sequence ATGTTAATTTGTAGTGGAAGAGTTGGTGGTAATAGTTATCTATTATCTGAAGCATTTATTAAAGGAGCAATACAATCAGATCATGAAGTAGTCAAATATGAAGTTGGAAAGAAAAATATAAAAGGATGTATTGCCTGTGACACTTGCTTCAGTAAAGGAACTCCTTGCTCATTTGATGATGACTTTAACGCTCTCGCTCCTAAAATAGAAAAAGCAGATGTGATTGTTTTTGCAACTCCATTATATTGGTATACATTCCCTTCTAATCATCTTAATATACTCCTCTTCATACGTTCTATACTAGAATTATGCAGTAAAAAAATCGCAAATTCAATTTCTTGA
- a CDS encoding winged helix-turn-helix transcriptional regulator: MTCGKLCPIEETVKLIGHKWKVLILRNLHDDGTQRFNQLENGINGISQKMLTQQLRQMEADGLIIRKVYPEVPPRVEYSLSELGKSLKPVLDSMNIWGENYINTNKHLYED; encoded by the coding sequence ATGACATGTGGTAAGTTATGTCCAATTGAAGAGACTGTTAAACTTATTGGACACAAGTGGAAAGTTCTTATTTTAAGAAATTTACATGATGATGGAACGCAAAGATTTAACCAACTTGAGAATGGAATTAATGGGATAAGTCAAAAAATGTTAACACAGCAGCTTCGACAAATGGAAGCTGATGGATTAATTATTAGAAAGGTATATCCTGAAGTGCCACCTAGGGTTGAATACTCACTTTCAGAGCTAGGGAAGAGCTTAAAGCCAGTTTTGGATTCTATGAACATCTGGGGAGAAAATTATATAAATACTAATAAACACCTTTATGAAGATTAA
- a CDS encoding HNH endonuclease: MIKLSKLPKPKILVDHAKQWTKEYCDCLSRGIKPSPEIASRYNNPIIKSTLERETNGKCAYCESKIKHNSYGDIEHILPKNVEARPDLYVEWTNLTLACEQCNRTGKRTYYNPAKPLINPYEDDPDEHFQVLGPMICYKPGDERAFITENKLNLNRSELITRRSERISSVEKLLFSWEQATEDTIRDIISDQLLQECMPDKEFSFVIKYFLIARGFPIDSAS, encoded by the coding sequence ATGATTAAATTATCAAAACTTCCTAAACCGAAAATATTAGTTGACCATGCCAAGCAATGGACAAAAGAATACTGTGATTGTTTATCTAGAGGAATAAAGCCTAGCCCTGAAATTGCAAGCAGATACAATAACCCAATAATAAAATCTACTTTAGAAAGAGAAACTAATGGGAAGTGTGCATACTGCGAAAGTAAGATTAAGCATAATTCTTATGGAGACATTGAACATATTCTTCCTAAAAATGTTGAAGCCAGACCAGATCTTTATGTTGAGTGGACAAACCTCACGCTTGCGTGTGAGCAATGTAATAGAACTGGAAAACGTACATATTACAATCCGGCTAAACCTTTAATTAATCCCTATGAAGACGATCCAGATGAACATTTTCAAGTGTTGGGTCCTATGATTTGCTATAAACCTGGAGATGAGAGGGCATTTATTACAGAAAATAAATTAAATTTGAATCGTTCTGAACTGATTACGCGTCGTAGCGAACGTATTAGTTCGGTTGAAAAACTTTTGTTTAGTTGGGAGCAAGCTACAGAAGATACAATAAGAGATATTATATCTGATCAATTGTTACAAGAATGTATGCCAGATAAGGAATTTAGTTTTGTTATAAAATACTTTCTTATTGCTCGAGGATTTCCAATAGATTCGGCATCATAA
- a CDS encoding cupin domain-containing protein, giving the protein MKILNINDITEKIKRKALFTEGTMDSGILFYEPGETMTPHKHSDLDEIFYVISGKGIITINGEDFSIKENDVMLSPHEESHGFTNNGDEKLVILQIKNTIMK; this is encoded by the coding sequence ATGAAAATTTTGAACATTAACGATATTACAGAAAAAATCAAAAGGAAAGCACTGTTTACAGAGGGCACAATGGACTCAGGTATTTTATTCTACGAACCTGGTGAAACAATGACTCCTCACAAACATTCAGATTTAGATGAAATATTCTATGTAATTAGCGGCAAAGGAATAATAACTATAAATGGCGAGGATTTTTCAATTAAAGAGAATGATGTAATGTTATCTCCACATGAAGAAAGCCATGGTTTCACAAATAATGGAGATGAAAAATTAGTAATCTTACAAATAAAAAACACCATTATGAAGTAA
- a CDS encoding HNH endonuclease gives MTRILHTINYDENKYDDAYDIFIAYDENNELPFRKYKSGGLGRINAKKGDTVYLYIGEPIRKIMYKCIITDDNKDKNETINDEEYFKSKNHKQNKNDTSKTCYILKKLQFIDTENLNFTHIKKSIGDKGENLTSFRNDYTDKHEQHLKEMFNYIENIFKDDCNTNLQSINYADLQIINDEFNSIDDEFDNKKNNSHDILQKYKDRLVKQRIGQGKWRDYLIKNNGCKCALCDISMKELLIASHIKEYSKCEKNTTEHLDLKNGLLLCANHDKLFDKHLISFNMDGTIKISDKVLKSQYEILRIDNCDNISIESFDEKYMSYHRNILNENNIG, from the coding sequence ATGACAAGAATATTACACACAATAAATTATGATGAAAATAAATATGATGACGCTTATGATATATTTATTGCATATGATGAAAATAATGAACTTCCATTTAGAAAGTATAAATCAGGAGGACTTGGTAGAATAAATGCAAAAAAGGGGGATACCGTATATCTGTATATTGGTGAACCAATTAGAAAAATAATGTATAAATGTATAATTACTGATGATAATAAGGATAAGAATGAAACAATAAATGACGAAGAATATTTTAAATCGAAAAATCATAAGCAAAATAAAAATGATACTAGCAAAACATGTTATATTCTGAAAAAGTTACAATTCATTGATACAGAGAATTTAAATTTTACTCATATTAAAAAGAGTATAGGTGATAAGGGAGAGAATTTAACAAGTTTTAGGAATGATTATACAGACAAGCATGAACAACATTTGAAGGAAATGTTTAATTATATAGAAAATATATTTAAAGATGATTGCAATACTAATTTGCAATCTATAAATTATGCTGATCTACAGATTATTAATGATGAATTTAATAGTATAGATGATGAATTTGATAATAAAAAAAATAACTCCCATGATATACTACAAAAGTATAAGGACAGATTAGTAAAACAAAGAATAGGACAAGGAAAATGGAGAGATTATCTTATCAAAAATAATGGTTGTAAATGTGCATTGTGTGATATAAGTATGAAAGAACTATTAATTGCAAGTCATATAAAAGAATATAGTAAATGCGAAAAAAATACTACAGAACATTTAGATTTAAAAAATGGATTGTTGTTATGTGCAAATCATGATAAGTTATTTGATAAACACCTGATTTCATTTAATATGGATGGAACGATTAAGATATCTGATAAAGTACTTAAATCACAATATGAGATACTTAGAATAGATAATTGTGATAATATATCTATTGAATCGTTTGATGAGAAATATATGTCATATCATAGAAATATTCTTAATGAAAATAATATTGGATAA
- a CDS encoding type 1 glutamine amidotransferase family protein gives MKNTVYLYVFDTMADWEIGYLIAEINSGRYYKKGLMPLKVVTVGITKAPITTMGGLTILPEIELEECNTHDTAALILPGGNTWTEAIHAPIIRMAEKYLEKGIVVGAICGATIGLAMWGVLDTLGHTSNDLGYLKMVCPNYDGEMYYKQECVVTDGSLITASGIAPLEFALHILKILDVFSPQTLDSWYNLYKTQESKYFFELMNSIQ, from the coding sequence ATGAAGAATACAGTATATCTTTATGTATTTGATACAATGGCAGACTGGGAAATAGGTTATTTAATCGCTGAAATCAATTCGGGAAGGTACTACAAAAAGGGATTAATGCCGCTAAAAGTAGTGACTGTAGGAATTACCAAGGCCCCTATTACTACAATGGGAGGCCTTACAATATTGCCAGAAATTGAACTTGAGGAGTGTAATACTCATGATACTGCTGCTTTGATTCTACCTGGTGGGAATACATGGACAGAAGCAATTCATGCTCCAATTATACGAATGGCTGAAAAATATTTAGAGAAAGGCATTGTTGTAGGGGCAATTTGTGGTGCTACAATAGGACTTGCTATGTGGGGAGTACTAGATACACTAGGTCATACAAGCAATGACCTAGGGTATCTTAAAATGGTCTGTCCAAACTATGATGGAGAAATGTACTATAAGCAGGAATGTGTAGTAACTGATGGAAGTTTGATTACTGCTTCTGGAATAGCTCCTCTTGAATTTGCTTTGCATATATTGAAAATTCTAGATGTATTCTCTCCGCAAACCCTAGATTCTTGGTACAATCTTTATAAAACCCAAGAGTCAAAATATTTCTTTGAGCTTATGAACTCAATTCAATAA
- a CDS encoding DEAD/DEAH box helicase → MNISDLIIYNKTMPKREAAYVDYPSNLSEELCEYLSQNGIDKLYSHQAEMFEKAMDRNNIVITTSTASGKTLSFLLPVIQEILSNPLARAIFIYPTKALASDQYRAILPYLEYFGANRISAGVYDGDTPVNERSRIRKNANIILTNPEMINAAFLPNHSKFGFDFIFSNLKYIVIDELHTYRGAFGSHLANVFRRLGRVCRYYNSSPQYLCSSATIANPVELAEEICGHKFLEVCIDGSPAPKKNYKLVQPPKIMGHDKKYYGQVQSTSVAADLIPDLVENDNSFIAFAKSRRNVEVVLKEARDKLETENFFGATLKDKISGYRGGYTPLERKEIENKMITGVLRGLVSTNALEIGIDIGKIDTTVIVGYPGTRASFWQQSGRAGRNGKESTNYLILDNLPFDQYIAINPDWLFESGSENAVIDKNNLLIELAHIRAAAAEIPLTLDDISIFPDLGETIPVLIRASELTNQSGKFAWCGNSFPAGDFSLRNIDKARYKLINKDNNKEITEMDEMQAFREIHNGAIYMHDGVQYQVVKLDLESRTAFAIPFNGNYYTMPGGTTNIRIIQGSKDMEYERTKVTFGDVNVDEIVYMYKKLQFHNHQNLGFEQLEKPLSKDYDTESTWIKIPDNVVTVYRRLLQESQNGNFIRNNHFEGVCYAIKNAAMMATMTEQEDIGVVMSNNAIEISQNYDSEVYMFIYDKYVGGLGYSEKVFDLTAKIIENAIKMVGGCTCDNGCAACIGDYQLNKAMVLWGLKNLLEEIEAPKDIKLAQYAPATFIKKAFKFNELQEKWKEFCEYMQENGDAFAKFLSTIPKVEIDNRTLILVLNNAFYREWVMEESNKKSILNIISFHTDAPMGIELSVRLEEIDEDRKNVKSKLQRRYEDLTE, encoded by the coding sequence ATGAATATAAGTGATTTAATTATATATAATAAAACAATGCCTAAAAGAGAAGCAGCTTATGTTGATTACCCAAGTAATTTATCAGAGGAATTATGTGAGTATTTGTCTCAAAATGGGATTGATAAGCTGTATAGTCATCAAGCAGAAATGTTTGAAAAGGCAATGGATAGGAACAATATTGTAATAACAACTTCTACAGCAAGTGGAAAAACTCTTAGCTTTTTGCTGCCTGTTATTCAAGAAATTCTATCAAATCCTTTGGCTAGAGCAATTTTTATATATCCTACAAAGGCCCTTGCAAGTGATCAGTATCGTGCAATTTTGCCTTACTTAGAATACTTTGGGGCTAACAGGATTTCAGCAGGAGTTTATGATGGGGATACGCCTGTAAATGAACGAAGCAGGATTAGAAAAAATGCCAATATTATTTTAACTAATCCTGAAATGATAAATGCTGCGTTTTTACCGAATCACAGTAAGTTTGGTTTTGATTTTATCTTTTCTAATTTAAAATATATCGTAATTGATGAACTTCATACCTATAGAGGTGCTTTTGGTTCACATCTTGCAAATGTATTTAGAAGGCTTGGCAGGGTGTGCAGATATTATAATTCCTCGCCTCAGTATTTATGCAGTTCAGCAACTATAGCAAATCCAGTTGAACTTGCAGAAGAGATCTGTGGACATAAATTTCTTGAGGTTTGCATAGATGGTTCACCAGCTCCAAAGAAAAATTATAAGCTTGTGCAACCGCCAAAGATTATGGGCCATGATAAAAAATATTATGGGCAGGTGCAATCAACTTCAGTTGCTGCTGATTTAATACCTGATTTAGTGGAAAATGATAATAGCTTTATTGCTTTTGCCAAATCAAGGAGAAATGTTGAGGTTGTATTAAAGGAAGCAAGAGATAAATTAGAGACGGAAAACTTTTTTGGAGCTACTTTAAAAGACAAGATATCTGGATATAGGGGAGGATATACTCCACTTGAGCGTAAAGAAATTGAAAATAAAATGATTACTGGAGTTTTGCGAGGTTTAGTATCAACAAATGCTTTAGAGATTGGAATAGATATTGGTAAAATTGATACAACAGTAATTGTAGGATACCCAGGAACTAGAGCGTCTTTTTGGCAGCAGAGTGGAAGAGCAGGTAGAAACGGAAAAGAAAGTACCAATTATTTAATCCTTGATAATCTGCCTTTTGATCAGTACATAGCAATTAATCCAGACTGGCTTTTTGAAAGTGGAAGTGAAAATGCAGTTATAGACAAGAATAACCTTTTAATAGAACTTGCACATATACGTGCAGCAGCAGCTGAAATACCATTAACTTTAGATGATATTTCAATTTTCCCAGATTTAGGTGAAACAATTCCTGTTTTAATCAGAGCAAGTGAATTAACTAATCAAAGTGGAAAGTTTGCATGGTGTGGTAATTCATTTCCAGCAGGAGATTTTAGCTTAAGAAATATTGATAAAGCAAGGTACAAACTTATAAATAAAGATAACAATAAAGAAATTACAGAAATGGATGAAATGCAGGCTTTTCGTGAAATTCATAATGGAGCAATTTATATGCATGATGGAGTTCAATATCAGGTCGTAAAGCTTGACTTAGAAAGTAGAACTGCTTTTGCTATTCCCTTTAATGGAAATTATTATACAATGCCAGGAGGCACAACAAATATAAGGATAATTCAAGGCAGCAAAGATATGGAATATGAACGTACTAAAGTGACTTTTGGAGATGTAAATGTTGATGAAATAGTTTATATGTATAAAAAGCTGCAATTTCACAATCATCAAAATTTAGGTTTTGAACAGTTAGAAAAACCATTATCAAAGGATTATGATACAGAAAGCACTTGGATAAAGATTCCTGACAATGTTGTTACGGTATATAGAAGGCTCCTTCAGGAAAGTCAAAATGGAAACTTTATAAGAAATAATCATTTTGAAGGTGTATGTTACGCAATTAAAAATGCAGCAATGATGGCAACCATGACAGAACAGGAAGACATAGGTGTTGTAATGTCTAACAATGCAATAGAAATAAGTCAAAATTATGATAGCGAAGTTTATATGTTTATTTATGATAAATACGTAGGTGGACTTGGTTATTCTGAGAAAGTATTTGACTTAACTGCAAAGATTATTGAAAATGCAATCAAGATGGTAGGCGGATGTACATGTGATAATGGCTGCGCTGCATGTATTGGAGATTATCAATTAAATAAAGCTATGGTTCTATGGGGGCTTAAGAATTTATTAGAGGAGATAGAGGCACCAAAGGATATTAAGTTAGCACAATATGCTCCAGCAACCTTTATTAAGAAAGCATTTAAGTTTAATGAATTACAGGAAAAATGGAAAGAATTCTGTGAGTATATGCAGGAGAATGGAGATGCATTTGCAAAATTTTTAAGTACAATCCCTAAGGTGGAAATAGATAATCGTACTTTAATTTTAGTTTTAAATAATGCATTTTATAGAGAATGGGTAATGGAAGAAAGTAATAAAAAGAGCATATTAAATATTATTTCTTTCCATACAGATGCTCCAATGGGAATTGAATTAAGTGTCAGACTTGAAGAGATAGATGAAGATAGAAAGAATGTAAAAAGTAAATTACAAAGAAGATATGAAGATCTTACAGAATAG